In Halomarina ordinaria, one genomic interval encodes:
- a CDS encoding CGCGG family putative rSAM-modified RiPP protein: MASHSHDHGDDHAHGETEPVTDRNHDNSWSANLEKPQYEDDLSLLKRHGIEAVEHTTSGHHVNLVTHQAHGHPEGFLYDALDDRFGDEDVQWEYIEQCGCGGHVVRVHVN; encoded by the coding sequence ATGGCAAGTCACTCCCACGATCACGGCGACGACCACGCACACGGTGAGACTGAACCTGTCACCGACCGAAACCACGATAATTCCTGGTCCGCCAACCTCGAGAAGCCACAGTACGAAGACGACCTCTCGCTACTCAAGCGTCACGGAATCGAGGCGGTCGAGCACACGACCAGCGGTCACCACGTGAATCTCGTCACGCACCAGGCACACGGCCATCCCGAGGGGTTCCTCTACGATGCGCTTGATGATCGGTTTGGAGATGAGGACGTCCAGTGGGAATATATCGAGCAGTGCGGCTGCGGTGGTCATGTCGTCCGCGTTCACGTTAACTGA
- a CDS encoding cupin domain-containing protein, with protein sequence MAPVKSIEDCKGVPHANVFPAEEPKTIRLSLDEGESVGAHSHPERQVILYLISGEIDLQLDGESHIIQSGDIVQFDGMREVAPAAKTDSTALIVLAKKSD encoded by the coding sequence ATGGCACCGGTGAAATCAATTGAGGACTGTAAAGGTGTACCGCACGCTAACGTGTTCCCGGCCGAAGAGCCGAAAACAATCCGATTATCCCTGGACGAAGGCGAAAGCGTTGGTGCACACAGTCATCCTGAAAGGCAGGTTATTCTATATTTGATCTCAGGTGAGATCGATCTGCAACTCGATGGGGAGTCTCATATCATACAGTCAGGAGATATCGTCCAGTTCGACGGGATGCGTGAAGTAGCGCCAGCAGCAAAGACCGATAGTACTGCATTGATCGTTCTCGCCAAAAAGAGCGACTAA